The genome window ATTCGGAGGTGGTCAACGACTACTGCCTGACTATTTCCGCGCCCATCAAGGACGGGGCCGGCGCGGTCAAGGGCGTGTTTTCGGCGGATATCCGGCCCTCGGAATCCTGAGCGCCGGAGATTTCAGGCAACAGGCCCTTCCGCTGTTTTGCGGGAGGGCTTTTTTTAGCGGCGCATCCGCCGGAACACGGCCACGAGCAGCGCGCCCAGCACGAACAGGCCGAGGACCGCGCCCACATAGAGCAGAGCCCTTTCCAGGGCCGCCTGCATTGCCTCCACGTGTTCATAACCCGAGATCTTGGTTACGTCGGCGCCGGCGCGTTTCAGGGCGGTGATGTTGTAGGTCTCGCTGTTGGCAAGCACCCGGACCGGCAGTTTTTCCGGGTTCGCCCCGTCCCAGAGCTGCCGGAGCAGCAGGGCGGCCTCGCGGCCGTGGGTCTCGGGGGCGATCATGATCCCGCCGACAGCGCCGCCGCCGTAGTGGGCGCCGGTGAGCACGTAGACGGGCACCTTGGCGTGGTCCACCAGCTCGCGGGCAAGCGCATCCTCGCAGACCTGGCCGTCGTCCTTGTCGCGGGTGAAGGTCCCGAACAGGATCAGGCCGTCCCTGGGCATGAATTCGGCGATCTTGAGCAGCTCCTCCCGATCAATCCCCTGGTCGCGGCCCGCTTCCTGGCCGGGAATGATGAGATGGATGCGGTCCATGTGTTTCTGGAAGGCGGCTTCCGTCTGGGTGCGGATCTCCTTGCCGAGGGGGGTGGTGTCCACCACCAGGACAACGGTGCGGGCCTTGGGGTGCAGTTCGAGCATGCGCTCGAAGGTTTCGGCCGCGCTGTAAGCGGCGCGCACGCCCGGGATGGGGCGTTGCCCAGGCAGGCGATCCCGCCCCGGGACCGCGCAGAACACGGCGGGCACTCCGGGGAACAGCTCATCGCCATGCTTGCGAAACAGGGCCAGGGCCGCGTGGCCGTCGCAGATGACGCCGTCCGGGGTTCCGACCTTGAGCAGCAGACGCAGGTTGTCGAGCACGTCTTCCATGTGCTCCTCGCTGTCGTCCTGGTCCGCGCCCATCCACAGCCCGGTCATGACCCGGGTGGGGAAGATTTCGTCTATGCCCTCCTCCATGGACTCGGACCAGTGGTCGTTGTTCGAGCCGGAGTGGATCACCATGATGGATTTTGCCGAGGCCTCGGGCGCGGCCAGAAAAAGGGCCGCCAGCGCCAGAAAGAGAATTGCGGATCTGAACATTGTATTACGAAATGATTATTTTCGGTAATCTCTATGTGATTTTGGCAGGATGTCAAATGGTTCCGTTGCGGAGGATGCGCACCTGGTTGCGGCCGGACTGCTTGGCTTCGTACATGGCCTTGTCCGCTGCCTGGACCAGTTCGGCCGGGCCCCATTCGGGCCGGAGCATGGCCACGCCGATGCTCACCGTGAACTTGAGGGGCAGGTCGGAGAACTTGCCGTCTTCGCGCACCCGGAAGTCGTAGCGCTGCACGTCCTGGCGCATGGCCTCGGCGCTGATGAAGGCGCGCTCCTCGGTGAGGCCTTCGGCCATGACGATGATCTCCTCGCCCCCGTAGCGGGCCACAAAGCCCTGGAACTGGACGGCCTGGGACGAGATGATGCTGGCCAGGGCCTTGAGCACCTCGTCGCCCACCTGGTGGCCGAAGGTGTCGTTGACGCTCTTGAAGTGGTCCACGTCGATCATGAACGCGGTCAGGCTGGTTTCGGTTTCCCGGCTTCGGCGCACCGCCTTTGTCAGGGCGGCATCAAAGGCCCTGCGGTTGTAAAGCTCCGTGAGCAGGGGGTCGAAGGTGGCCGTGCGCTGCAGCTCGCTGGCCAGTTTTTCCCATTCCTGGGATTCCTCCTGGAATTCGCTGACCAGCTCCTTGAAGATGCCGCGCACCTTGGAAACGATGACCGAGCGGTCCTCGCTTTCCTTGATCACGCCCACGGTCCGGTCCTGGAAGTCCTCCAGCCGGACCTCCTGGTGCTTCCGGGTGCCCCGGATGGTCTCGATGAGCCCGCCCATTTCCGCGAGCAGGGCCGCGGCCGACCGCTTTTCCTCGGTCAGGGCCTGCTCCAGTTCCCGGGTGGCGATGTTGTTCATGATGAAGATGTCCAGGGTCTCGATGATCTGGGCGTATCGCTCGTCGCTGAGATCCTTGGTGGCCAGTTCCGCGAAGATGGCGCGCTGCATCTCCGCCTTGGCCGGGTCCGTGAATACCGTGAGGTCGCGCACCAGGTTGCGGGCGAAGAGCACCACGGCGATCCAGTCCAGTTCGGAACTGATGCCGAAGCTGCCCAGCACGGATTTGAGTTCGTCGAGGTTGGTGAGCGTTTTGCCTGAGTCCATGGTTTTCCCGTCTTTAAACATGTGTTTGATCCGTCGCCCTCAGGATTCTAGGTGTAGCGTATTTGTAACCCAAGGAACAGGAAACGGGCAAAGGAAATGAGAACAGGTCGAGCAGTATGGTGTGGAAAAAAATGTTCAGGCCGGGAAAGTGATTGGGGATCAGCCCGTTACAGCATGTCCGCGCCGCCCAGGACTGCCACGAAGCGCTTGAAGACCTCCATGTCCAGTTCCTCGTGCATCTCGCGGCGCATGAGGTTCAGGGCTTCATAGGGCAGCATGGCCTCGGCGTAGGGCCGGGCCGTGGTCAGGGCGTCATAGATGTCGGCCACGGCGATGGCGCGCACGGGCAGGGGAATGTCTTCGCCGGAAAGCCCTGCGGGGTAGCCGGAACCGTCGAGTTTCTCGTGGTGGAAGAGGATGCAGTTGATGCTGTTCTGGCTCAGCGGCAGCATGGAGCACATGGACACGCCGTGCAGGGGATGGCCCTTGACTATGGCGCGTTCGTCCTGGGTCAGGGGGCCGCGCTTGTTGAGGATGGACTTGGAGATGTTGGTCTTGCCCAGGTCGTGCAGCATGGCGCCCAGCCCGCATTCGAAGAGTTCCCTTTCCGGCAGCCCGTAGGTGTTGAGAATGGCCACCGTGAAGATGAACACGTGGATGCAGTGGGTATAGGTCTTGTAATCGTGGGAGATGAACGGGGCAATGGCCGACAGGGAATGGGCCTCGGCCAGGAAGCGGATGCTGCTTTCCACGATGGAGGAGACCCTGCGGAAGTAGCTTTCGTTCAGGGCCGAGGGCAGCTTGCTGCGGAAGACCTCCTCGACCACGCCGGAAGAGGCCTCGTAAAAGACGCTGGAGCGGTCTTCCAGGGGCAGGGCGTCGTTGACCAGAATACTGCCGAGGTTGTCCTCGAGGTATTTATCGAAATCGGGCTTTTCGTCGCTCTGGACGTACACTTCCTTGACGCCGTTGTTGTGCAGGATCTCCCTGTGGCGGCTCGTGAATCGCTGGCCCGAACGCGTGTAGAGGACGAAGTCGCCCCCCTGCCAGAGATACACGGAAAAACAGCCCAGAGCATCCGGAAACAGCATCATTGGGGATACTGGAAAGTACGAAACCGGGCGGGAAAGCCCCTTGGTTGGCTCCATGAATTTGCAATAGTACAATCGTGGGCCGAAGGCTAGAGCAAAACCATTTTTCGCGTAATTTTACGCGATTGTAAGGATTTCTAGTTGCCTATCTTGTTGGATTTGACTGTTTTCAACAGCTTTTCAACATCCTGGAGGGTGGGGATGATCCCCCTGGGGAAAGGCCAGGCCCAGGCTTCGCCCGCAAGCACGGCCCCGGCCCAGTGGCGGACTCCCGCGGGGAAAAATCCGGGGTTGTTGAGCACGATGGCCGCCTTGGCCGCCCCGTCCTCTTCCCGGGCCGAAAAGGAAAAGTTGTCGCCGTGCACCATGTGCGCATAGAGCAGGGCGTCCACCCGGCGCAGGCCGAAGCCGTTGCTCGCCGCCTGGATCCAGAAATCCCAATCCTCGTAGGCCGTGTTGGCCCGGTAGCCGTCCGAGGCCTCGAAGACCTCCCGCCGCATGAGTGCGGTGGGGGCCACGATGTTCTGGTTGCGCAGCAGTGCCGGGTCGTATTCGGGAAGCCGCACTTCCCTGGGGCCGTCCTTTTCCACCAGGGTGAAGTGGGTGTAGGCCAGGCCCGCGTCCTTGTCCGCCTCCAGGGCCGCGATGCAGGCGGCCAGCCAGCCCGGGGCGGGCAGGTCGTCCGGGTCCAGGCAGACCAGATAGCGCCCCTGTGCCGTTGCCAGGCCCTTGTTGCGCACCGTGCCGGGGTGGCCGTCGTGGGCTTCGGCCAGGGCCTGAAAGCGGAGGCAGGGCAGGGCCTCGAAATGATGCAGCAGGTCCAGGGAGTCGTCGGTGCTGCCGTCGTCCACCAGGATGATTTCGCAGACGTCCAGGCCCAGGGTCTGGTTCTGCAGGCTCAGGGCCAGCCGGGAAAAGAAGCGTCCGTAGTTGTGGTTGGGGATGACGATGCTCAGTCTGGGATCGGACATGCGGCTCTCGCAGTGGGGAACAGTTTGGCCAGCACGGCCTGCACTTCCTCGATTTCAATGGGTTTCGCGATGTAGTCGTCCATGCCCGCAGCCAGGAACTGCTCCCGGTTGCCGCGCATGGCGTGGGCGGTCATGGCCACGATGGGGATGTTGGGGTCCATGCCGCTGCCGGCCGGGGTGTTGCGGATGTTGCGGGTGGCTTCGACCCCGTCCATTCCCGGCATCTGCACGTCCATGAACACGGCGTCAAAGGAGCGTTTTCCCAGGAGATCCAGGGCCTCCTCCCCGTTGCGGGCGGTTTCGGCCACATGGCCGAGCTTGCCGAACATGCGGGCAGCGAACAGCCGGTTGATGCGGTTGTCCTCCACCACCAGGATGCGCAGGCCCAGGCAGGATGCGGCGGAGGAGAGGCCGGTTTCGTCCTTCTGGGGCAGGGGCTCCAGGTCGAAGGGAATGGAAAGATAGATGTTGGTGCCTTCCTCGATGGTGCTTTCAATGGCCGTGTTGCCGCCCAGCAGGCCGGTGAGGCGCTTGATGATGCCCAGTCCCAGCCCGGTTCCCTGGTGGCGGCGCATGTAGGAACCGTCCACCTGGGTGAAGGGCTCGAAGATGTGATCCAGCTTTTCCGCGGGTATGCCGATGCCCGTGTCCGAAAGGGTGAAGAGCAGGCGTACGCTGCGGTCCGTGCGCGTTTCGGGCAGGACACTCACCTCCACGGACACGGTGCCGTTTTCCGTGAACTTGATGGAGTTGCCGATGATGTTGAACAGGATCTGGCGCATGCGGCCCTTGCCGCCGATGAGCGGCGAGGGGATGTCCGGGGCCACCGAGCTGGAGAGCACGATGCCCTTGGCCGAGGCCTGGTCCCGGAAGGTCAGCAGCACGTCCTCGATGATGTTGTGCATGTCGAAACGTTCGCGGATGACCTCCAGCTTGCCGGCCTCGATCTTGGTGAAGTCCAGGATGTCGTTGATGATGGACAGCAGGCTCCGGCCCGAGGTCAGGGCGGTTTCCACGTAGTCGCGCTGCTCGTCGTCCAGCTTGGTGGTCTGGCAGAGCTGGAGCATGCCCAGCACGCCGTTGAGCGGGGTGCGGATTTCGTGGCTCATGTTGGCCAGGAACTCGCTCTTGGTCTGGTTGGCGGCCTCGGCCTGCTCCTTGGCCTCCTTGAGGGCCTGTTCGTTCATCTTGCGCTCAATGGCCAGGGCGGTCTGTTCGGAAACCGAGACCATGAGACTGATGTCCTTGGCCGAGTAATGGCGGGGGTTGGAATAGTGCTGCACGGCCATGACGCCGATGACGTCGCCCCGGACCTTGAGCGGCACCCCGAGCCAGATCTTGGAGGACGCGCCCAGGGTTTTGGCGTCCGGGCTCCCGAATCGCTCGAGGAACTCCTTGCGGGTCATGAATACGGGGCCGTCCTCGTCCGTGGGGTCCTCGGGCCGCAGATGCTCGGGGGCGGGCTTTTCAGTGATGAACAGGGGGCGGCCCGTGTGGATGACCTGGGCCGACATGCTGATCCGGTTGGGGGTCTGCAATCGGAAGGTGCCCCCCTGGTTGTCGTCGAATTCGTCCTCGAAATAGGTGAACTTCAGCTCGGTGTGGTCCTCGTTGAGCAGGGCGATGAAGAAGTTGTTGGCGTCGATATGCCTGTTGAGCGTGGTGTGGATGCGCCGGTACAGGTCGTCCAGGTCCGTGGTCAGGCTCACGGCGTTGGATATCTGGTAGAGCAGTTCGGCCACGGACTGGTTGTACCTGCGCTCGGTGATGTCGATGTAGGTCCAGATGACCCCCTGCTCCAGGTCGTCCGGATCCACGGGCTTTGCGTGCAGGCTGCACCAGAACGGCGTGCCGTCCGGCTTGCGGAACTGGTGCTCGATCATGAACTGGGAGCTTTCCCGGAGACTGTCCATGCAGGCGTTTCGCGATGCCCGGAACAGGTCGCTGTCCGAGAAGAAGAGGGACAGGTCCTTGCCCAGGGCCGCCTCGGGCGCGTATCCGAATATTTCCGCACCCCGGTCGTTGATGCGCACGATGCGCTGATGGCGGGTCATGGCGATGCCGATGACCGTGTTCTGGTACAGGGCCTCCATTTCGTCCAGGGTTTCCCGCAGCTTCTGCTCCGAGGCCTTGCGCTCGGTGATGTCGCGCACGATGGCCACGAACCCGGCCGGGGGGCCGCCCGGCCGTTTGGGCATGACCGAAAGGGAGATGTCGCTCTCGATGGTGTGGCCCGAGGCCGTGGGAAAGGTCCATTCCCCGACCCAGGAGCCGGTGCGCTCCAGGAAGGGCATGGAGGCCTGGAAAAAGTCCTCCTGCGCCTCCCGGCTCAGGCCCAGGGCCTGCAGATCTCTTCCCTTGGCCGAATCCGGGTCCAGGTTGAAGACCTCCATGGCCGCGGGGTTCAGGTCCGTGATGGCCATGTGCGGGTCAAAGAGCACTATGGGATCGATGGAGTTGCGGAAGATGGCCCGAAAGTGTTCCCGGCTTTCCACGATGCGGGCGTGGGCCAGTGCCTCCTCGGTGATGTTGCGGGAAACCACCACCGTGTGGGTGGTGACGCCCTGTTCGTTTTTGTAGGGGTAGAGCCGGATCTCGTAGTAGCGTTCCTCGCTGGAGAAGAAGTTGATCCAGGCCCGGTAGGAGACCTCCCGGCCGTTGGTGAAGCAGTCGTCCAAATGGCGCTTGATGGAGACCCGGAACTGGTGCGGCCCCCACATCTCCTCCACGGTCTTGCCCAGGATGTCCTCCACGGTGCCGCCGTGGGCCCGGACATAGGCCCTGTTGGCGGCCACATAGCGGTAGTCGGCGTCCACCAGGGTCATGTGGTCCTGGGTCGCGTTGGCGATGAACTCGAAGCGGCTCAGGCTGTCCACCAGGTGCTTGCGTTCGGTGATGTCGCTGTAGGAAACAAAGGAGGCCTTGCGCCCCTCGTACTCGATGAGCACCGCCGAAACCTGGGCCCAGAACGTGGCGCCGTCCTGGCGCCGCAGGTGGTATTCCACCCCCTTGAGCTCCCCGTTTTCCAGCAGGATCTTCCTGTTCTGGTCCCGGGCTGCGGAATCCACGAAAAAGTCGTCGGAGGAACATCCGACGGCCGCCTTGTTTTCCAGGCCGATGTTTTCCGCACAGGCCTGGTTCATGAACAGCACTTTCTGGTTTTCCAGGTCCAGGATGACCACGGGCAGGGGGGAGATGTCCAGCAGGTTGCGCAGCCAGTGCTCGCTCTCCCGGAGCTGCTCCTCGACCAGCTTGAGCCGGGTGATGTCGGTCATGGTCCCGATGATGCCCTCGGGTTCCGGGCCGGCGCCGAAGGTGGACTTGCGGATCAGGGCATGGGTCGTTTGGTTGTTGATGGGCAGCGGCAGCTCGTATTCCTGGGTTCCCGGCTCCTCCCACAGGGATTCGTCGCGCCCGGAGAAAACGTCCGCCAGTTCGGGGCCGAATACCTCCTGCACGGTGTGTCCGACGATCTTGTCCAGCGGCTTGCCCACAAAGTCCTCGAACCCCTTGTTGCAGGCCGTGTACTTGCCGTCCCGGCCCTTCATGAACACGTTGTTGGGCAGCACGTCGATGATGGTCTGGAGCCGCTCCAGCTGTTCCTGCAGGGCGGTTTCCGCCTTTTTGCGGTCCCGGATCTCCCGCTTGAGCTGCTTGTTGGCCGTGCTCAGCTCCCGGGCGCGTTGTTCCGCGGTGTCGCGCAGGGCCTCGTGGTCGCGCTTGCGTTCCTTGAGAAAGGCGGCTCGCTCCAGCCCCTTGGAAAGGGCGGACAGGATGTCCTCCTGGAAGTGGGCGCTCTTGACCACGTAGTCCCAGGCCCCGAGGCGCACAGCCTGGACCGCGTCCTCCAGGGACCCTTCGCCCGAAAAGACGATGAGGGCGGTTTCCGGGGATTGGCGGGAAACGATGTCGATGACCTGTATGCCGTCCATTTCGGGCATGCGCAGGTCCACGAGCACGGCGTCGGGCAGTTCCTTTTCGAAGAGATCCAGGCCGGGAAGGCCGTCATGGGCCACAAGGGTTTCATACCCCTTGTTCCGGAGCATCATCTGGACGAGGTCCGTATACCGTTCGTCGTCGTCTATGATGAGTATTTTTCCTGGCTGCATGGACCGTCCGCTTGGTTGCCTGTTCCTCTTGGTAGCAGAAACCGCGTTCTTTTTCATCGAAATCCTGCCGTCGCGACCGCAAATTGCCGCCAGTTTTGGATAGTTACCCAAACAGGGACCGCCGGACATGATAATTTGCTGAAATCATTCTAAGTGCCTTGTTTCGCTGGGGTCAACCATGTAAGTAGGGCAGAGTCGACAACCTGTTCCCCGGAGATCCCATGCGTACAAAACTGATTCTTGCCCTGCTGTTTGTCTTCCTGTGTTGCGGAGGGGCGCAGGCCGAAAAACTGAAGTTCGTGGCCGACAACAACTTTGCCCCCTATTCCATGTCCCAGGACGGCAAGGCCGCGGGAATCGACGTGGAGCTTTTCCAGGAGGCCGCCAGGCGCGCGGACATTGCATACGAGCTGGAGCTGATGCCTTGGGAACAGGTGGTGCAACGGGTCCGGACCGGAGCCTGCGACGGGGCCTTTTCCTTTTTCCGGACCCCGGAGCGCGAGGCCTACGCCGTGTTTGCGGAGGAGGCCGTGGTGCATTTCAGCGACTACGTCCTGTTCACGCGCAACGGGCATTCCTTTGAGTTTCGAACCTGGGACGACCTGGACGGCAAGCGTATCGGCGTGAACAAGGGGTTCCGCTTCAGCGAGGAATTCGACGACAACGTGGCCAAGGGCGACATCGTCCGGGTGGAGTTCGACAGCGAGGCCAAGAGCATCGCGGCCCTGCTCAAGGGCCAGGTGGACGCCTTCATCGGCCAGTTGGACACCACCTATTACCAGCTGGACCGCATGGGCATGGCCAGCACCGTCATCTACCTGCCCACCCTGGTCAAAAAGGATCGTCCCGCCTACATGGTGATATCGAAAAACGCGGACCTGCAGAACAAGGAACAGATTGCGCGGCGGCTGGGCATTGCCCTGCGCTCCATGTACCGCGATGGGACTTACAGCAAGATAGCCCGCCGGTATCTTTTGAGGTTCTAGCGGTCGGGTGCTATGCGCCCAGGATGGGGAGGGTGAAGGAAAAGGTGCTTCCCCTGCCGGGCTCGCTTTTCACCCAGATCCTGCCGCCATGGGCGGCGATGATGTGTCGGCAGATGGGCAGGCCCAGGCCGGTTCCCTTCTTTTGGTTCTGCTCCATTCCCGCCACCTGGGTGAACCTGTCGAAAACGGCCTTGTGCAGCACGGGGGGAATGCCGATGCCCGTATCCTCCACGCTGATGGTCACGTATGCCCCTCAACCTCGGTCCGGAAGGTGATGCTTCCTTCCCCGCAGAATTTTACGGCATTGGAGAGCAGGTTGAGAATGACCTGGATGAGACGGTCGTCATCTGCGGTTATCGCGGGGAGGTCCGGCTGGATTTCCTGCACGAATTCCGCCTCGGTGTCGTCGAACAGCCCCGCTGCGGCGGCCAGAGCCCGGTCCAGCAGGCGGTTCAGGTCCGTGACCCGCATGTGATATTCCATCCTGCCTGCCTCGTGCTTGGCCATGTCCAGCAGGTCGTTGACCATGGTCAGCAGCCTCTCGCCCTCGGCAATGATCACATCCGTGTTCCTGACGACCTGTTCCATGTCCCGGCGCACCTTCGGGGAGTCGGAGTGCACGGAGGGGTAGATGGAGTTCGTCAGCTTTTTCCGCATGATGCGAACGAATCCCAGCACCGAGGTCATGGGCGTGCGCAGCTCGTGGGAAATGAAGGACATGAAGTCGCTTTTGGCCTCGTTGGCCTGGTCCAGCTCCCGGGTGCGCTGCTTGACCCGCGTCTCCAGCTCCTCGTTGTAGCGCCGGATCTCGTCCTCGGCCTGCTTGCGTTCGGTGATGTCGCGGGCCACCACCACGGCCCGGTCGCCTCCGGGGTCCGTGGGGAACTGGATGGCGATCTCCACGGGCGTGGGAACGCGGCCCGTGCATTGGGGACAGTTGAAGGTGGTCTCCAGGGTTACGGTGGTGCGGTCCGTTCCCACCAGCGCGGCCACATCCTTTCGGATGTGCGGAGGCAGGATTTCCACGAACCGCCTGCCCAAAAGCCGGTGCCCGGGGCTTCCGGTCATGGCCTCGGCGGCCCCGGAAATGTCCATGATCTGGCCGTTCTCCATGTTGACGATGAAGATGGTGTCGTGGATGCGGTTGAGCAGGTCCCGGAATCCCTCCAGCTCGTTGAGCCGTTTCTGCAGTTCCGGATAATAGCTCTTGCTCATGGAGCGGTTGCCCAGCCCCATGAGCTTCTGGCGTTGTTCGAGGGCCTTTCGGTCGTTATCGCGCCTTCGCATAGATGGCCTCGATCTCTTCCCTGCTGGGCGACTTCGGGTTGGTGAGCATGCAGGGATCGTTGAGGGCGTGGCTTGCCAGCTGTTTCAGTTCGTCGGCGGTCACGCCCAGGTCCGCCAGGCTTCCCGTGACCCCCGTTTCCTTTTTCAGCGCCCGCACCGCCTGAAGCACGGCCTGCTTTTTTTCATCGTATGACATTTCGTCATTCAATTTGGCGTCTAATGCTCTTCCTATTTCGCAGTACCTGTCCTGGGCGGCGTCAAAGTTGTAGTCCATGACAAAATCCAACAGCAGGGCGTTGCACTGGCCGTGGGGGAGGTCCAGCCTGCCCCCCAGGCTGTGGGCCATGGCGTGCACCGCCCCGAGGATGGCGTTGGAAAAGGCCAGGCCCGCAAAGGTGCTGGCCAAGGACATGCCGGTGCGGGCGTCGATGTTCTGCGGTTCCCGGATGGCCGTGGGCAGGTGTTTCCGGACCAGCCGGATGGCCTCCAGGGCATGCAGGTCGGTCACCGGGGAGTTGGCGTTGGAAACATAGGCCTCGATGGCGTGGGTCAGGGCGTCCAGGCCCGTGTGGGCCGTGAGGTCCGGGGGCATGCTTGTGGTCGTTTCCGGGTCGATGAGGGCCACGTCCGGCACCATGGCCTTGCTGACGATGGCGATTTTCACCTGGCGCTTCGTGTCGGTGATGATGCAGAACTGGGAAATGTCGGCAGCCGAGCCCGAGGTGGTCGGGATGCAGATGAGCGGCGGGCCGGGGTTGGGCACGTTGTCCGCCCCCTCGAAGGAGAGCACGTGCTGCCCGTTGGTGACCACGATGCCGATGGCCTTGGCGCAGTCCATGGGGCTGCCGCCTCCCACGGCCACGATGGCGTCGCACTTTTTTTCCTCGAAGAGTCGCGCACCGGCCATGGCCTCGTGGTCGCGCGGGTTGGGGGTGGTGTCCGTGTAGACTTCATACCCGATGCCGGCATCTTCCAGGCTTTGCATGACCCGGCCGGGCCAGGCCTGCCCCATGAGGGAGGCGTCCGATACCAGCAACACCTTTCGCACGCCCAGGTTTGCCGCATACTGTCCGGCCAGCGTGCTGCTGCCGGGGCCGAAGACGAATTCCGGGGCCACGAATTTTCTCAGGCGGGAAAGATCTGCGCTCATGGGTGCTCCTCGACTCCTGGCGGGTACTTTTCCCCAAAATAGCAGAGGGACTGAAAGGGAGGCAATCGGAAGGGAGTATTAATAATCGGGAATCAGCCCTCTGATTCGTCGCAGAATTCCTGGAAGGTCTTGTCCAGGGACTCCAGTTGGGGGCCCGTCTCTTCGAGAGGGGCGATTCTGAGGGCCGCAAGCATGGTCGTGGCCGCTTCCCGGCACTTCTCCGCCCCGATGACAAGGCAGATGTTGGAAATGGTCCTGGCGCCCTCTCTGGCCGCTTCCCGGTCATTGGCGGAAATTGACCGTCTGATGCTTTCCAGGTGGTGGAGGACCAGGTTCCTGGCCGTGTCCATCATGCCTTCGAACATGCTTTCGTCCAGGCCGGTGTTTTCCCGCACCGCCTCGCGGTCCCAGGACGAGCCCTCATTCAGGAGCGGGGCGGAAACCGGCGTCTTGGGGGCGGCGGCCTTGGCGGGCTTGGAGCGCGTTGTCTTGCCCC of Salidesulfovibrio onnuriiensis contains these proteins:
- the ercA gene encoding alcohol dehydrogenase-like regulatory protein ErcA, encoding MSADLSRLRKFVAPEFVFGPGSSTLAGQYAANLGVRKVLLVSDASLMGQAWPGRVMQSLEDAGIGYEVYTDTTPNPRDHEAMAGARLFEEKKCDAIVAVGGGSPMDCAKAIGIVVTNGQHVLSFEGADNVPNPGPPLICIPTTSGSAADISQFCIITDTKRQVKIAIVSKAMVPDVALIDPETTTSMPPDLTAHTGLDALTHAIEAYVSNANSPVTDLHALEAIRLVRKHLPTAIREPQNIDARTGMSLASTFAGLAFSNAILGAVHAMAHSLGGRLDLPHGQCNALLLDFVMDYNFDAAQDRYCEIGRALDAKLNDEMSYDEKKQAVLQAVRALKKETGVTGSLADLGVTADELKQLASHALNDPCMLTNPKSPSREEIEAIYAKAR